A window from Parambassis ranga chromosome 13, fParRan2.1, whole genome shotgun sequence encodes these proteins:
- the usf1 gene encoding upstream stimulatory factor 1: MKSQQKSPEPDGSVTVNEEGSVATAEDPAAIATIQSAATFSDQPIKYLFKTEGAGGQVTYRVIQVSDGQLEGQTDGTAAVSLVAGFPATTQSVTQAVFSQSEGLEGDGSNETQYTYYPATIADATTGTMVTTVQASDTILGQTTSTGQLYVMMSPQEVLTGSNQRTIAPRTQPYIAKQEAPRASRDEKRRAQHNEVERRRRDKINNWIVQLSKAIPDCNVDYTKTGQSKGGILSKACEYIKELRQSNLKLGEDISVLDRLRIDNQLLRQEVEDWKAKNQILRNLLRQHGIVGSSSTDSQ; this comes from the exons ATGAAGAG CCAACAGAAAAGCCCTGAACCAGACGGGAGTGTTACTGTTAACGAGGAAG GGTCCGTGGCTACAGCAGAGGATCCAGCAGCTATCGCCACCATCCAGTCCGCTGCCACCTTCTCTGACCAACCCATCAAATATCTCTTCAAGACGGAAGGAGCTGGCGGGCAG GTGACCTACAGAGTAATACAGGTGTCAGATGGCCAGTTGGAGGGTCAGACAGATGGAACTGCAGCAGTCAGCCTAGTCGCTGGTTTCCCTGCTACCACTCAGAGCgtcacacag gcTGTCTTCTCCCAGTCAGAGGGGTTGGAGGGAGATGGCAGCAATGAGACACAGTACACATACTACCCTGCCACCATTGCAGATGCCACCACTGGCACCATGGTGACTACAGTGCAGGCATCTGACACAATTCTTGGCCAGACCACATCCACAG GGCAGCTTTATGTGATGATGTCACCCCAGGAGGTTTTGACGGGATCCAATCAAAGGACAATCGCACCACGCACTCAACCATACATAGC AAAGCAGGAAGCTCCTCGGGCCTCCAGGGATGAGAAACGGCGAGCCCAGCACAACGAAG TGGAGCGCAGGCGTAGGGACAAGATCAACAACTGGATCGTGCAGCTTTCAAAAGCAATCCCTGATTGTAATGTAGACTACACCAAGACAGGACAG AGTAAAGGAGGGATCTTGTCCAAAGCCTGTGAGTATATCAAGGAACTCCGACAGAGCAACCTAAAGCTGGGGGAAGATATCAGTGTCCTGGATCGTCTCAGGATTGACAACCAGCTACTCAGACAGGAG gtGGAAGACTGGAAGGCGAAGAATCAGATCCTGAGGAATCTTTTGCGACAGCATGGCATTGTGGGATCATCCAGCACAGACAGCCAGTGA
- the gkup gene encoding glucuronokinase with putative uridyl pyrophosphorylase isoform X1: MICILLVAGHGTVLETQIKNTGLYSHLTGVPKALLPGIGGKKILDFWWETVNMRQLFSEVYLVTNADKYKHYERWATANDFPVENVINDGSTTLEDRLGAVADLELAIRSRKLQDDIMVIAGDMLCADQNFDIAQVISFFRSQVQPGELMIYYELEESEKSSTRGIVEVCPDTHRITHFLEKPQEGLTESRLASVVFYCIRRETLSYMSHFLSLQPAATCRTFGQFWEWLINEKQLDVFGMKLPTGFQLIGQVGLSDYTKWLTHYSTKQKDNPAKPITCRSYARVGLMGNPSDGFHGKTIAMTISNFWAEVTLVESQTLILVPHPLNDPTEFGSLQDLFCISRKEGYLGGLRLLQATCKKFYQFCSKQGIALTKQNFTLKYDTNIPRQVGLAGSSAIVSATLKCLMKFYNITDSDLPKPIRANFILNVETDELFITAGLQDRVVQVYEGLVYMDFSKKLMEVQGYGNYVSMDMSNLPPFWLAYLSDPSDSGRIHSNIRQRWLSGEPIVVEAMKTFAELTDQARAAFQHQDWSCLAQLMDQNFELRRSVYTEDCLGPGNLKMVQLARQFGSAVKLPGSGGAVVGLCLDQAKLVEMREAFQEAGCVFCVIAPYNPSASAVGSQH, from the exons ATGATCTGCATTCTACTAGTAGCCGGTCACGGCACCGTCCTAGAAACGCAAATTAAG AACACCGGCCTGTACAGCCACCTGACCGGGGTGCCCAAAGCTTTGCTTCCCGGCATTGGAGGAAAGAAGATCCTGGACTTCTGGTGGGAAACTGTCAACAT GCGGCAGCTCTTCTCTGAGGTGTATCTGGTCACTAATGCAGACAA GTATAAGCACTACGAGCGCTGGGCCACAGCCAATGACTTTCCTGTAGAAAATGTCATAAACGATGGCAGCACTACTTTGGAGGACCGCCTTGGGGCCGTGGCAGACCTGGAGCTGGCCATACGCAGCCGCAAGCTGCAGGATGACATCATGGTG ATTGCCGGAGACATGCTGTGTGCAGACCAGAACTTTGACATTGCTCAGGTTATCAGCTTCTTCAGGTCACAG GTGCAGCCTGGAGAGCTGATGATATACTACGAGTTGGAAGAAAGTGAGAAAAGCAGCACCAGGGGCATTGTGGAGGTCTGCCCTGATACCCATAG GATTACTCACTTCTTGGAGAAACCACAGGAAGGTTTGACAGAGTCCAGGCTGGCTAGCGTGGTGTTCTACTGCATCAGGAGAGAGACACTGTCCTACATGTCACATTttctcagcctgcagcctgctgcCACATGCAGGACCTTTGGACAGTTCTGG GAGTGGCTCATCAATGAGAAGCAGCTCGATGTATTTGGTATGAAGCTCCCTACTGGCTTCCAGCTCATTGGACAAGTG GGGCTTTCAGACTACACCAAGTGGCTCACCCACTACTCCACCAAGCAGAAGGACAACCCTGCTAAACCAATCACATGCCGGTCATATGCCAG GGTTGGGTTAATGGGCAATCCTTCGGATGGCTTCCATGGAAAAACCATCGCCATGACCATCTCTAACTTCTGGGCTGAGGTCACTCTTGTGGAAAGCCAGACTTTG atTCTGGTGCCTCATCCACTTAATGACCCTACAGAGTTTGGAAGTTTGCAAGATCTATTCTGCATCAGCAGGAAGGAAGG GTACCTGGGAGGTCTCCGGCTGCTGCAGGCAACATGTAAGAAGTTCTACCAGTTCTGCTCCAAACAAGG caTTGCTTTGACGAAGCAGAACTTTACACTAAAGTATGACACCAACATTCCCCGGCAAGTG GGCCTTGCTGGAAGCAG TGCCATTGTTTCAGCTACCCTAAAGTGTCTAATGAAATTCTACAACATCACAGATAGT GATCTCCCCAAACCAATCCGAGCCAACTTCATCCTGAATGTGGAGACAGACGAGCTGTTCATTACTGCAGGCTTGCAGGACAGAGTGGTGCAG gtttatGAAGGCTTGGTCTACATGGATTTCAGCAAGAAGCTCATGGAAGTGCAGGGCTATG GGAACTATGTGTCTATGGACATGAGTAACCTTCCACCGTTCTGGCTGGCCTACCTGAGCGACCCCAGTGACTCTGGACGCATCCACAGCAACATTCGCCAGCGCTGGCTCAGTG GGGAGCCCATAGTTGTTGAGGCTATGAAGACTTTTGCTGAGCTCACCGATCAGGCAAG agctgctttCCAGCACCAAGACTGGAGCTGCCTGGCACAGCTCATGGACCAAAACTTTGAGCTGCGGAG ATCTGTGTATACTGAAGACTGTCTGGGTCCTGGGAATCTCAAGATGGTTCAGCTGGCGCGGCAG TTTGGCTCGGCAGTGAAGCTACCCGGCAGTGGGGGGGCCGTGGTGGGTCTGTGTCTGGACCAGGCGAAACTG GTGGAGATGAGAGAAGCTTTCCAGGAGGCAGGCTGTGTCTTCTGTGTCATCGCACCATACAACCCATCTGCCAGCGCTGTCGGCAGCCAGCACTAA
- the gkup gene encoding glucuronokinase with putative uridyl pyrophosphorylase isoform X2 translates to MICILLVAGHGTVLETQIKNTGLYSHLTGVPKALLPGIGGKKILDFWWETVNMRQLFSEVYLVTNADKYKHYERWATANDFPVENVINDGSTTLEDRLGAVADLELAIRSRKLQDDIMVIAGDMLCADQNFDIAQVISFFRSQPGELMIYYELEESEKSSTRGIVEVCPDTHRITHFLEKPQEGLTESRLASVVFYCIRRETLSYMSHFLSLQPAATCRTFGQFWEWLINEKQLDVFGMKLPTGFQLIGQVGLSDYTKWLTHYSTKQKDNPAKPITCRSYARVGLMGNPSDGFHGKTIAMTISNFWAEVTLVESQTLILVPHPLNDPTEFGSLQDLFCISRKEGYLGGLRLLQATCKKFYQFCSKQGIALTKQNFTLKYDTNIPRQVGLAGSSAIVSATLKCLMKFYNITDSDLPKPIRANFILNVETDELFITAGLQDRVVQVYEGLVYMDFSKKLMEVQGYGNYVSMDMSNLPPFWLAYLSDPSDSGRIHSNIRQRWLSGEPIVVEAMKTFAELTDQARAAFQHQDWSCLAQLMDQNFELRRSVYTEDCLGPGNLKMVQLARQFGSAVKLPGSGGAVVGLCLDQAKLVEMREAFQEAGCVFCVIAPYNPSASAVGSQH, encoded by the exons ATGATCTGCATTCTACTAGTAGCCGGTCACGGCACCGTCCTAGAAACGCAAATTAAG AACACCGGCCTGTACAGCCACCTGACCGGGGTGCCCAAAGCTTTGCTTCCCGGCATTGGAGGAAAGAAGATCCTGGACTTCTGGTGGGAAACTGTCAACAT GCGGCAGCTCTTCTCTGAGGTGTATCTGGTCACTAATGCAGACAA GTATAAGCACTACGAGCGCTGGGCCACAGCCAATGACTTTCCTGTAGAAAATGTCATAAACGATGGCAGCACTACTTTGGAGGACCGCCTTGGGGCCGTGGCAGACCTGGAGCTGGCCATACGCAGCCGCAAGCTGCAGGATGACATCATGGTG ATTGCCGGAGACATGCTGTGTGCAGACCAGAACTTTGACATTGCTCAGGTTATCAGCTTCTTCAGGTCACAG CCTGGAGAGCTGATGATATACTACGAGTTGGAAGAAAGTGAGAAAAGCAGCACCAGGGGCATTGTGGAGGTCTGCCCTGATACCCATAG GATTACTCACTTCTTGGAGAAACCACAGGAAGGTTTGACAGAGTCCAGGCTGGCTAGCGTGGTGTTCTACTGCATCAGGAGAGAGACACTGTCCTACATGTCACATTttctcagcctgcagcctgctgcCACATGCAGGACCTTTGGACAGTTCTGG GAGTGGCTCATCAATGAGAAGCAGCTCGATGTATTTGGTATGAAGCTCCCTACTGGCTTCCAGCTCATTGGACAAGTG GGGCTTTCAGACTACACCAAGTGGCTCACCCACTACTCCACCAAGCAGAAGGACAACCCTGCTAAACCAATCACATGCCGGTCATATGCCAG GGTTGGGTTAATGGGCAATCCTTCGGATGGCTTCCATGGAAAAACCATCGCCATGACCATCTCTAACTTCTGGGCTGAGGTCACTCTTGTGGAAAGCCAGACTTTG atTCTGGTGCCTCATCCACTTAATGACCCTACAGAGTTTGGAAGTTTGCAAGATCTATTCTGCATCAGCAGGAAGGAAGG GTACCTGGGAGGTCTCCGGCTGCTGCAGGCAACATGTAAGAAGTTCTACCAGTTCTGCTCCAAACAAGG caTTGCTTTGACGAAGCAGAACTTTACACTAAAGTATGACACCAACATTCCCCGGCAAGTG GGCCTTGCTGGAAGCAG TGCCATTGTTTCAGCTACCCTAAAGTGTCTAATGAAATTCTACAACATCACAGATAGT GATCTCCCCAAACCAATCCGAGCCAACTTCATCCTGAATGTGGAGACAGACGAGCTGTTCATTACTGCAGGCTTGCAGGACAGAGTGGTGCAG gtttatGAAGGCTTGGTCTACATGGATTTCAGCAAGAAGCTCATGGAAGTGCAGGGCTATG GGAACTATGTGTCTATGGACATGAGTAACCTTCCACCGTTCTGGCTGGCCTACCTGAGCGACCCCAGTGACTCTGGACGCATCCACAGCAACATTCGCCAGCGCTGGCTCAGTG GGGAGCCCATAGTTGTTGAGGCTATGAAGACTTTTGCTGAGCTCACCGATCAGGCAAG agctgctttCCAGCACCAAGACTGGAGCTGCCTGGCACAGCTCATGGACCAAAACTTTGAGCTGCGGAG ATCTGTGTATACTGAAGACTGTCTGGGTCCTGGGAATCTCAAGATGGTTCAGCTGGCGCGGCAG TTTGGCTCGGCAGTGAAGCTACCCGGCAGTGGGGGGGCCGTGGTGGGTCTGTGTCTGGACCAGGCGAAACTG GTGGAGATGAGAGAAGCTTTCCAGGAGGCAGGCTGTGTCTTCTGTGTCATCGCACCATACAACCCATCTGCCAGCGCTGTCGGCAGCCAGCACTAA